The genomic DNA AAATACCGTTCCGAAATCAGAAGCAGCCAAAAGAGCTTGCCAGAAGAGAGCTTCTCTTCGCCCTCTTCTGCGTCTGATTGAGTATCCAACATGCCCGCCGTGTACAAGGTGGTCGCTTCCCGGAGGAAATAGTACGCGTGGCGCTGATTCCCTAGCGCGATATGACAGCCGTACAGAAGAAACGCGATGGTGATGCTCTGCCGGACAGGGACAGTGAGCGGATCCAGATGCTTTCGCGCTTCTGTCGCTTCCTCGAGCAATTCGCGCCCGGCGTCCATACTCCGGGTCCATCTTGAGCCTGCCGCTTGGGCGGACGAATACCCCGTCTGCATCATGACAAAAGCACAAAAGGCAACCACCAAGCAATATGCATGAATGCAATGATCCATCTGCTCTACATGTCTCTGGAAAGTTTCCGCCTGTAGAATAGGAACCGTACCTTGCATGCGCGCGAAGAAGTACTCGGAGCAATCCCGGATCAGCTCCCGAGGAAGGACATTTTCCTTGCGCGCAAATCGACATCGTCCGCCAGGGGGACTCACAATCGAAGCCGCCACTGTTAGACTTGCTATCGTCGGGTCAGGTGGCTCATTCCCTTGAGCATTCTGTGTACGCAATTCAGAGAGAACGTTGGCGGACCGGCCCTGTCGCCCTTTCTTCTGTCGGACCAGCGAGGTTCGGCAGCTTAGCCCGGCCGATCGACACTGGCTGCAGGGTCTTTGAGCATTACATTTGACTTTACGACGTCGACAGGCATCGCAGGCCTGCTTCACCATCTGCGTGTCGCGGGGCATCTTGCAAGTCTGATTGCTAGTTGCAATGATTTGAGAGAAATTGTGGGGAGGATCGAAAAACGGAGAAAATGTGGAGGTTTTCCGCGTCATCCCACGCCAAGAATAACCCGTATCGAGGCAATGAAGCGGGGGCCGAAGTTCCTAACGTTGGTGTGAGATTTACCTGATTGGACTTGCCATCAAGTTACTGCTGGGCCCGGTGGATATCCTGCCGGACTAGGAGGCCTTGACCAACATCTGGGGATGAAAACAACTGTACAGATTCCATTGGATAGATGATTATACCACCATGACCGCTCCTGCAAATGCCAGCCACGCGGGTAGATCTGCCACTAACATCCGAATGCGATGAAATCCCAGCCAATCCTCCATGTCCACTGTTGGCCCATTCGCATTGCTGTCCTCCACTATACGTTGGATCCGAGGCGCGACAAACGGCACGAAGAAGAGATGCGCCACCGCACCCGCGACGCCGGCCCAGTAGAACGTTGTGCGCGACAGGGGCAGGGCACTGCGCGACCGACTCAGTAGAATGTTCGATATACcggtggagatggtggttAGGTTAAGCGCAAGGACAGAGACAATCTGGCGATTGAAGACGTATGAGTACCATTTCGGCAGGACCGCGTCGGAGGGTTTTCGGATTGACGGTTGGAGAAAGGCCGAGTTGGAGAACAGCTCGACCAGGGCATGCACGAGACTGCCGGTGCTGGTGGCTAATGGCGCGacgcggaggagctggaggggATCGAAGATGAGTCCggaggccatgatgatgatgatggtgatgatgacgatgatgatgatgatgatgatgatcagtgTGTAGATAGAAAGAGGATGGAATTTGGGAAATTTGACGATGAGCGGCATCGATTGATTTAAAATAAACACGGCCAGGAGGGACCCGTGGGGCCAGCATAAGACCTAATGCAACGCGATGCAGGAATCCCTCACGCCACACAAAAGTGTTCGACGGCATTGATTACTTTGACTTAAAAGATAACTAGTTAAATAGACTATGACATCTTTGGTAAAATCTGATTAGTCCTTGTGATGCTCCTCTCGCACCTCCACGTGTTCCTCCTCGCCCGCGTATGGATCAACCACCGTCTCTCTGAACTTGCGCGCCGACACTCCTTGCTCGAACAGCAGGTCAAGTTCCTCATACGTCCTTCCCTTGGGCTCCGGCAGGCGGAAGTATGACCAGACCAAGCAGACAAGGCATGATCCCGCCCAGAAATATGCGCTGCGGGCGCCCCAGTTCCAAGCCGTCGAGTTGAGCTGATAGTTGGTGAGCACATTGACCACAATGTTACTGACGTTGTATCCTACTCGCGCCAGCACGATCGTCTTGGCCTTGAGTCGCGTGGACGACAGTTCCGACACCAGCGAGTACGTCACGGGGCCGATCGTAAAGTCGTAGcagaaggtgaagatgaTCAACATCGCACCGATCGCCCACTTGGCTGCGCTATTGTCCCCCGGCGCGAAGGAGAGACTGCCTGTGATGACGAGCAGGGTGAAGAGGCATGCCAGACCGCAGACGTGCAGTGTGCGGCGACCGGTGTAAGTCATCAGGAACCACGATCCCGCCGTCCCAATGAAGCCGAGGGCATACTGCGCCAGCGAGAGATCGAAGGAATGCACCGTCGGCAGACCCGCCTGGACGCAAAAGTACGCAAAGTAGCCCATGAGGTTCTGCCCGCACAAGGTCTGGACCAGCCAAACTACACAGACCACCTCGGTTCGGCGCAGGTTCGTCCCCTTGAAACAATCGCGGTATTTGGTGCCGCTCGCAAGCGCCTTTTCCAGCTCGTTCGTATGCTGGATCATGGCGATGGTCTCATCCGGGTCGAAGTTCGGATCCTTGGACGAAGTCAGCCGCTGCAGGGCCCGTTTGGCGCCCTGGAGATTACCGCGTCGGACATGCCACCAGGGGGATTCGGGCGCGAAGAGGATGCCAATGAGGATCGGGAGTGGCCATGCCCACTGGACTGCGAAGGGGATCCGGTACGCCCACTGGTCGGGGCGTTGGATGGATCCGCGATTCACACCTACCGCGACGAATTGCCCGATGACCCAACACATGTTGATAAACGTCGTCAAGTACGGGCGAAGAACGACGGGGCACACTTCCGAGGCATATGCGGCGGGCAGAGTCTGGAAGATGCCCCAGGGAATCCCGGCCAGGATCTCCGCCGCGAGCAGCATTTTGATGTCAaccgcgaagaagaagagaaagatcaCGGCGTTCATTGCCGCCAGCGCGGAGACCATGGTCCAGCGGTAACCCAGCCGTTCCGAAATAAGACCATTGATGAGCAAGCCGATGACTTCGCCCACTCGGGCCCCGTTGGAGAGTGCCGATTGCCACGACGCCGGGACCGTCCATTTGCCGGACGCAGACTGCACCCCGTACTTCTGATTGAACGCCGGAGACGCGTACATGGAGCCGAGCAGGGCCAAATCGTATCCTTCCATGATCAGTGTCGACGAGAGGAGGACAGACCAGCCCACGGCCTTGGGATACAAGCGAACCGCTTGCCAGAGAGTCATGGACTGCTCTTTGCGGGcggccttcttgcccttcgcGAGCGGCCGGGGCTTTTCTCCATCCATAGTGTCTGGATTGTTGGCCATGGTTCAGGTAGCGACTAGATTCTTAGCAAAGACTGCCAGCAAAGCACCCGAGTGCTAGAACAAGCCGGGCTGTAGATGGGAAGGCACGCATGAAATCCTGGACATATGGCTCTATTTATATTCAGTGTATCTGCATATCATCAGGTCGCTTCTTGGTCGAGATGCGCCAGAGTCCAGACTAGCCCGGACCCTTGCAGCATGATCCGGGGAATTTTGTTTTACAGTTGTACCCCACACATTTCCATGTGGGGGGAAACGAGCTTTCCTTCTGCCTCATTGGCTATGGTTATGCAAGTCGGCCTCTACTCGGAGACAAGGCGGATGCAAGTCGGAGCGGCGGGAGTCATCAAGGGCGAAACGGACAATTGTTCGACTCATATATGATCACATCGAACTATAGATTTGCTCAACCCGTAAGAATAACGTACTTTGAGAGACAGTGAGCTATGGACGCATGGCAAAGCGAACTTTGCGCTTCAGTTAATCTACTTAATCCAGCCTAGAAAACTGTTCTACGGAATATGAATGACATGATATGTTGTTGATTACCATTGTACCGTCCAGCACGGCTCTAAGGCCGCCCAGAGCTCGCCGCGATCGGATCCAACCAGGCAATGTTGGGCTGATGGCCGTCCGGCGTCATGAACACATCCACGGGACGAGCATACGGCATCACTTCCTTTCTGTGCAATATCCGGGTGACATTGCCATTCTTCTCCGCGGCCGGATTGTATCCAGGCCCGTAGACACCATAAACAGCCATCAAGGTCTCATTGTTGAAGTTGTTGTTGGGGGCTCCCTTCCACACTGTGTATCCCGCAGGGAGAATGCTGGAATCAAAGTATGTATCAATGAAGATCGATCTGTGGAGGTTATTCCAGGGGCGTCCCAGCGAGCACCGTTCCTTGATGTCATTTTCAATGGATGCATTGGCTGCGAGGACCTGGGAATCGGCAATGTACACACCGTACTTGTTCTCGAAAGTCGTGTTGGTGCCCTTCCAGGCTGTAATGCCGCCACCGCAGCCGCGAAGGGAGAGAGTCGTCTTTTCGATGAATGCCGTGCCAAAGCCATAGAGAAAGTCGGTCTCGCCCGCAATCACGGTGTCGTAGAAATAAGCATTGGCAAGTTTGCCAACGTACAGCTGGATTCGTCAGCGGGCGGTCTCTCAAGGTTTCTTTCACTACATACAGTATCCTGGTAACTGTAGAGGCCGCAAGAGTAGAACCCCGCGTTCGCATAACCCAAGCCAACGGCGTGGGCGGGTCCATCTGAATATGGAACATACTCGTTGCGAAAGTCAATGTTGTACGCGCGGAAGTCGGAGCATCCAAAAGGGGTGTCGGCAGGCACTGGATATCCGGTTGGGCCTGCGCCGGTGATGGTCGCGTTATAAGTGGGACCGACAGTCAGAACGCCGGTGTAGACATTGTCCGGGAATGCGGCATTGTGGTTAGCTGCATTCCAGTAGATTTGCACATCGTTCTGGACGGTAGTGTTGGGGTTGATATCGCCATAGCTCTCCCGCTGCCAGGGGCGATTCGACTGGCCCAGGAGCGTCAACGGGCCGGAGCGTGTCACGTTGAGCTGCTCCACATAAGTTCCAGCGCCGATAAGGATGACATGAGACGAGGTATCATTGGGCAGCGAGTGGATGGCCGCCTGGATGGACTTGAAATGAGCCCGATGGTCGGTCTGGCTGACAAATAGAGTGCCATGGGGACAGccttgaagaggatcaggGGTGATCCTTTGGCAGGATTTGTATGTTTCTGCGGGATGGACACTCTTGCAGAGCGCTTCAGGGAGGAGGCCCAGCGCAAGAAGCGCGGAAGATGGCCTCATTTTGTCTATTATCTTCGACAATGAAACAATTGCCCAGTCATCTCGGTGGGAAACTGCCCCTTCATAAAGAGTCCAGGAAAAGTGCGGATAAAGTCGAAATGAAGCTTTATCCGTTGTGGAGCCGAAGGACAACCTACAGATCCTCCTAGGGTCCCTCAAGCTTTCTAAGGCTTCATCCGCGGATAATTTACTGCGAAGGGTCTTGGGATTATTCCTCCAATGAGCTTGTATGCACAGTGGAGTCCCCGCACAAACAGCCGGTTGTCTAAAGAGACAAAGCCTCTACTGTGGTACGTTCTGTTGATTGATGATAGTCACAAATGATCTCAGGCAACGTGAGTACTCAGATAGATCACGATGTAACTAGTCTGTAAGTTATGAACTACTggaaggaagatgatctGCAATCATCGAGATCAAGGCATCCAAGGCACGCCAACAACTCGGACATTCACAAACATTTATATAGGCGAGATGGGCAATCAGCAAGGGATACTGGGATCAATGTGTGCGGTGTCGGCTGCGATACTCTATTTATAACTTTTTTGCACATTCAGAGCTAGATTTAAGCAAGCACTGTGTCATGGAATACATCAGCTCGTTCTAATATACATAACGATCGTGAGCATTGCCAGATAACGCTGTTATCAAAGCCGACACCGCATGTATAGTTCAAGGTTTCCACTGCTAGGGAAATATGATGAGACAGTCGACATGGGAAAAGGTAGTCATATACTCGTCAAAAGATGCGTTCCGTACTTGGCTTCACCCATTGAGGCCGCTGACATTTGTGGCTATTCTGGAACTGCCTGATTTTCTCCATGTCCCATCCAGCGGATAGAGTCGTGTCTTCTGTAGCAGGTTTTTGCGCGCCTAGGCGCATGGATGGAACGAAAACACAGTGACCAGAATGGACATAGGTATACGAGAAACAGTGAGGATGCTCATGGCATGCTGTCGCACAGGCTTCAACAGACCTATGGCCGGGCGATTGGGCCGGTTCTTGCCATCCACCCCAGTCACCATTGTCCCAGTCTGTTTTATAGTCGAGGGTGCTTAGTCTTGTGTACTCGAATAGGTCGGCATATAACAATGGAAGCTGGAATGTCAGTGTTAGGTGTTGGTGGCATACCAGCGAGGGCCATGAGGAACGACTAACCTTTCGGCCCCGTTGATTCTCCCACCTTGCCAGCCCCGCCATATCTTCCAGCGATAATTTATGCATGCTAATCACTGGCTGACACCAATGCCCTTCATTAAATGGAACC from Aspergillus fumigatus Af293 chromosome 8, whole genome shotgun sequence includes the following:
- a CDS encoding Zn(II)2Cys6 transcription factor → MTRKTSTFSPFFDPPHNFSQIIATSNQTCKMPRDTQMVKQACDACRRRKVKCNAQRPCSQCRSAGLSCRTSLVRQKKGRQGRSANVLSELRTQNAQGNEPPDPTIASLTVAASIVSPPGGRCRFARKENVLPRELIRDCSEYFFARMQGTVPILQAETFQRHVEQMDHCIHAYCLVVAFCAFVMMQTGYSSAQAAGSRWTRSMDAGRELLEEATEARKHLDPLTVPVRQSITIAFLLYGCHIALGNQRHAYYFLREATTLYTAGMLDTQSDAEEGEEKLSSGKLFWLLLISERAHAIRRHRPVTLQVTANSPTLEDPSPDDTSCIGFRCLADLYRPFDESFLGLWNGTHATCSRESLILLDKHICDAVPPDLELPDIPMADLRVSQQWLRTMIWQLSTTAGFLSSKASHPCMEFRYPLQIARDLSLATWKLSTQSMETHGIGLIEKIFEVACTLTDVMACLSTAGLRSSGFNLGPQDYLKHFFSLVNTLPGGRQRFLPLLLTKVGQTLPSMLQPVTQHLNLPAATVETLVPPEKAEPEAFGDTWPDDQSYSDFNYAEMSRIGDKTPEIDEAFMQYLQSSP
- a CDS encoding putative integral membrane protein yields the protein MPLIVKFPKFHPLSIYTLIIIIIIIIVIITIIIIMASGLIFDPLQLLRVAPLATSTGSLVHALVELFSNSAFLQPSIRKPSDAVLPKWYSYVFNRQIVSVLALNLTTISTGISNILLSRSRSALPLSRTTFYWAGVAGAVAHLFFVPFVAPRIQRIVEDSNANGPTVDMEDWLGFHRIRMLVADLPAWLAFAGAVMVV
- a CDS encoding putative MFS maltose permease, which codes for MANNPDTMDGEKPRPLAKGKKAARKEQSMTLWQAVRLYPKAVGWSVLLSSTLIMEGYDLALLGSMYASPAFNQKYGVQSASGKWTVPASWQSALSNGARVGEVIGLLINGLISERLGYRWTMVSALAAMNAVIFLFFFAVDIKMLLAAEILAGIPWGIFQTLPAAYASEVCPVVLRPYLTTFINMCWVIGQFVAVGVNRGSIQRPDQWAYRIPFAVQWAWPLPILIGILFAPESPWWHVRRGNLQGAKRALQRLTSSKDPNFDPDETIAMIQHTNELEKALASGTKYRDCFKGTNLRRTEVVCVVWLVQTLCGQNLMGYFAYFCVQAGLPTVHSFDLSLAQYALGFIGTAGSWFLMTYTGRRTLHVCGLACLFTLLVITGSLSFAPGDNSAAKWAIGAMLIIFTFCYDFTIGPVTYSLVSELSSTRLKAKTIVLARVGYNVSNIVVNVLTNYQLNSTAWNWGARSAYFWAGSCLVCLVWSYFRLPEPKGRTYEELDLLFEQGVSARKFRETVVDPYAGEEEHVEVREEHHKD
- a CDS encoding pectin methylesterase family protein; the protein is MRPSSALLALGLLPEALCKSVHPAETYKSCQRITPDPLQGCPHGTLFVSQTDHRAHFKSIQAAIHSLPNDTSSHVILIGAGTYVEQLNVTRSGPLTLLGQSNRPWQRESYGDINPNTTVQNDVQIYWNAANHNAAFPDNVYTGVLTVGPTYNATITGAGPTGYPVPADTPFGCSDFRAYNIDFRNEYVPYSDGPAHAVGLGYANAGFYSCGLYSYQDTLYVGKLANAYFYDTVIAGETDFLYGFGTAFIEKTTLSLRGCGGGITAWKGTNTTFENKYGVYIADSQVLAANASIENDIKERCSLGRPWNNLHRSIFIDTYFDSSILPAGYTVWKGAPNNNFNNETLMAVYGVYGPGYNPAAEKNGNVTRILHRKEVMPYARPVDVFMTPDGHQPNIAWLDPIAASSGRP